A genomic stretch from Oryzias latipes chromosome 24, ASM223467v1 includes:
- the LOC105357172 gene encoding leucine-rich repeat-containing protein 15: MESLAWLGLVLLCVLQSAEACPSVCKCSKKSNPEKSEVNCHKRGLRTLPSNLPADAWILKLGENGITDLKANLLRSVPSIESLILEKNAIKSVHPKTFSGAKHLTLLNLFGNQITKLPPKAFKDLLNLRFLMLGQNEIGLIKAEMFVGMRNLSELDLPHNALTVVPSNAFKPLIALKVLDLSLNRIQRLSPKAFTGLTQLLFLNLDNNSLKTIPAGVFRPLGSLEMLVLDNNLLSSLSKSAFDGLNNLQELYLRNNELELLPTDVFITLPKLHDLGLSGNRLKTVDGNTFSLVPELKKLHLHDNALHCDCNIASLVKWMHETNTTLSPRDSLKCVGPPNLRNKSLISLQAETLLCNK, translated from the exons ATGGAGTCGCTGGCCTGGTTGGGGCTGGTCCTGCTGTGTGTTTTACAGTCTGCAGAGGCCTGTCCCTCTGTCTGCAAATGCTCCAAAAAGTCCAATCCAGAAAAGTCAGAGGTCAACTGTCATAAGAGGGGACTCCGTACCCTCCCATCCAATCTACCCGCTGATGCATGGATCCTCAAACTGG GTGAGAATGGCATCACAGACCTGAAGGCAAATCTTTTAAGATCAGTTCCATCTATCGAGAGCTTGATCCTGGAAAAAAACGCCATCAAATCTGTTCATCCTAAGACTTTTTCTGGCGCTAAGCATCTGACGCTGCTCAATCTTTTTGGAAACCAAATCACCAAACTTCCACCTAAAGCTTTTAAG GACCTTCTTAACCTTCGCTTCTTGATGCTGGGGCAGAATGAGATTGGACTCATCAAAGCGGAGATGTTTGTCGGGATGAGGAACCTGTCAGAGCTAGATCTCCCTCACAATGCCTTGACAGTGGTGCCGTCTAATGCCTTCAAGCCTTTGATCGCCCTGAAAGTTTTGGACCTTTCCCTGAATCGGATTCAAAGGCTTTCTCCCAAGGCTTTCACTGGACTCACACAGCTCCTGTTTCTCAACCTCGACAACAACAG CTTGAAAACTATCCCTGCTGGAGTTTTCCGGCCACTGGGATCCCTGGAAATGCTCGTCCTTGACAACAACCTGCTGTCATCTCTCAGCAAGTCTGCTTTTGATGGTCTGAACAACTTGCAG GAACTCTACTTGAGGAACAACGAGCTTGAACTCCTACCAACTGACGTCTTCATAACTTTGCCTAAGCTCCATGATCTGGGCCTCAGTGGAAACCGTCTGAAGACTGTGGATGGAAACACATTTAGCCTTGTGCCCG AGTTGAAGAAGTTGCATCTCCATGACAACGCCTTGCACTGTGACTGTAACATCGCCTCTCTGGTGAAATGGATGCACGAGACCAACACCACTTTGTCTCCTCGGGACTCCCTGAAGTGTGTCGGCCCTCCAAACTTGCGGAACAAGAGTCTGATTAGCCTTCAGGCGGAGACACTACTTTGTAACAAGTGA